The segment TATACTGGGGGCTTTCATGTTTGGCGGAGAGGCTTCTGAAAAGAAAGTCGCTGTTTTGTCGGGAGGCGAGCGTAGCCGATTAGCGATGATCCGTTTGTTACTCGAACCTGTCAATTTACTGATTCTGGATGAACCGACGAACCATTTGGATATGCGGTCGAAAGACGTACTGAAAAATGCCTTGAAAGATTTTGATGGTACTGTCATTGTTGTATCTCATGATCGAGATTTTTTGGATGGTCTGGTTGAAAAAGTATATGAATTTGGAAATAAGCGAGTAGTAGAACATTTAGGCGGTATTTATGATTTCCTGGAACGAAAAAAGATGCAGAATTTGCAGGAATTGGAAATCTCAAATAAAAAAACAAATGAGCCGGCTGAAAGTGAAGGACCTACACAGAATAAACTTTCGTATGAAGCTCGGAAAGAATTGAATAAGGCTGTTAAGAAACAGGAAAAACTCATCGCTGAGCTGGAAAAGAAAATAGAAGAACTGGAAACATCGATTGCAGAATTAGAGGCGAAATTGGCAACACCGGAGGGCGCTTCGGATACAGAACTTTATACGCAATATGCCGATTTGAAAAAATCTCTTTCTGAAACGATGGATCAATGGACAGAGCAGACAATGGCTCTTGAAGAAATGCAAAAAGCCTGATTGAGGAGAAATAGTCAGTTCTATAATTAAAACTATAGGGAATCGGAAATGGAATTCGTTAAAATCATTTTCGATTCCCTATAGTTTTATTTTTATGTATTGTATATCCGAAATGTATCATAACTATAAACAAAAATAAGAGGTGTTTGAAAAAATATATGTGTCTTTTGTGTTATTTTTAAGGAAACAGATATAGAGTACGGATGTTTTTTATAATTTTGTATGATTTTGTAGGAATAACACACAAAACTAAAAATATAATATGCTATGTTGACGCAAATTATAAATGGTAAAATCCTTACCCCACAGGGCTGGCTAAAAGACGGCTCTGTGTTAATGCAGGATAATAAGATTCTGGAAGTGACAAATTGCGATCTGGCAATTGTAGGCGCCAAATTGATTGATGCAAAAGGCATGTATATAGTTCCGGGTGGAGTGGAAATACATGTACATGGTGGTGGCGGTCGTGACTTTATGGAAGGTTCTGAAGATGCCTTTCGTGCTGCTGTTCACGCACATATGGTGCATGGAACTACTTCTATATTTCCAACGCTGTCTTCTTCTACCATTCCAATGATTCGTGCTGCAGCTGCAACAACCGAGAAGTTGATGGCGGAACCGGATAGTCCGGTATTAGGTTTGCATTTGGAAGGGCATTATTTTAATCTGAAAATGGCCGGAGGTCAGATGCCTGAAAATATTAAAAATCCGGATCCTGAAGAATATATCCCATTGCTTGAAGAAACACATTGTATTAAGCGTTGGGATGCTGCTCCGGAGCTTCCGGGAGCTATGCAGTTCGGAAAATATATTACCTCGAAAGGTGTTTTGGCTGCTGTAGGTCATACGCAGGCCGAATACGAAGACATCCGTACTGCTTATGAAGTCGGTTATTCTCATGCAACCCATTTCTATAATGCAATGCCGGGTTTCCATAAACGGAGAGAATATAAATATGAGGGTACTGTTGAAAGTATCTATTTGATTGATGACATGACTGTTGAAGTTGTTGCTGATGGTATTCATGTGCCGCCAACTATTCTTCGTCTGGTTTATAAGATAAAAGGAGTTGAACGAACTTGTCTGATTACGGATGCTTTGGCTTGTGCAGCCAGTGATAGTCAAGTAGCTTTTGATCCGCGTGTTATCATTGAGGATGGGGTTTGTAAATTGGCTGACCGTTCTGCTTTGGCAGGTAGTATAGCAACGATGGACCGTTTAATCCGTACGATGGTTCAAAAAGCTGATATACCTTTGGCTGATGCTGTACGGATGGCTTCTGAAACACCAGCCCGCATTATGGGTGTTTATGATCGCAAGGGCTCATTGCAGCGTGGAAAGGATGCTGATATCATGGTACTTGACAAGGATTTGAATGTTCGGGCTGTCTGGGCAATGGGTAAATTAGTAGACGGAACCAATAAGTTGTTCTAATCTCGATGTGAAAAACGGCAAGAGGCTAATTAAAAACGAAAAGTTATGTTGACACAAATTATAAATGGGAGGATTTTAACTCCGCAAGGTTGGTTGGAAGATGGTTCTGTCTTAATTTCTGATGGAAAAATCTTAGAAGTAACCAATAGTGATCTGGCAGTTATAGGAGCCAAGGTAATAGATGCAAAGGGAATGTATATAGTACCAGGTTTTGTTGCCATGCATGTACATGGTGGCGGTGGCCATGACTTTAAAGATGGTACTGAAGAAGCTTTTCAGGCAGCGGTCAGTGCTCATTTAAAGCATGGTGCAACATCTGTTATTCCAACGCTTTCAGCTTCATCTGCAGATGAAATTCGTCGGGCAGGTGCTGTCTGCGAAAGTATGATGGCACAGCATGGTGCGGTTCAGGGTTTACATTTGGAAGGCCCTTACTTGAACCGTAAAATGGCGGGAGCTTTATTTGCAGATTCTGTGAAAGATTTAGATAAGGATGAATATCGCTCCATATTAGACGATGTCAAATGTATCAAACGATGGGATATAAGTCCGGAGCTGGAAGGCGCCATGGATTTTGCTCAATATGTAAAATCTAAAGGTTTACTGCTGGCTGTCACACATACGGAAGCTGAATATGATTTAATCAAAGCGGCTTATGAAGCTGGCTTTACCCATGCTGCTCACTTCTATAATGCGATGCCGGGATTTCATAAGCGTCGTGAATATAAATACGAGGGGACAGTCGAAAGTGTATATTTAATGGATAACATGACAGTCGAAGTGATTGCCGATGGCATGCATCTTCCGTCTACAATCTTGCGACTTGTCTATAAGCTTAAGGGAGTTGAAAAGACTTGTCTTGTAACAGACGCTGTATCATATACTGCTTGTCCGAATCCACAGGTGGATCCTCGCTTCGTTATTGAAGATGGTGTCTGCAAATTGGCTGATCATTCTTCTTTGGCAGGTAGTCTGGCAACGATGGACGATTTAGTTCGGACGATGGTTCAGAAGGCTGATATTCCTTTAGCCGACGCAATACGCATGGCTTCAGAAACACCGGCTCGATTAATCGGAATTTCAGATAAAAAGGGATCATTGGCTCGTGGAAAGGATGCTGATATATTGGTTCTTGACCGGAAGTTGAGAGTCAGATGTGTATGGTCTATGGGCTATGAAGTTCCAGGTACCAATACATTGGCGTGAGATGTTTATTTGAAATACAATTTTAAGCAATCTTCGATGCCTGTTGAAGAATGACTTTGTAAAAAAGTGTATTCTTGTTTAAGAATGTATTGATTTTTGGATTGCATATTTATTACATATAAAAACTATGTTAAATTCATGGGAAAAAGATAGACTTTTATGTGCTGTATAACATAAAATCTCTATATTTGCACTGTGTTTTTCATGGTATTAGATTTAAGGTTAACAATGGAGATTGGTTGTCGTGAGACAACCTTTTTCTTTTTATAATGACTACTCAATAGTTATTTCTTGTGTTGTAATTTTTCCCCTTTATTTAGCTCCCTGTCAAAAGGTTTCTATATGATAAATAATGTTAATACGCATGTTTTTTATGACTATGGTTGTGCTATATAACATAAAATCCCTATATTTGCACCGTGTTTTTCATGGTATTAGATTTAAGGTTAACAATGGAAATTGGTTGTCGTGAGACAACCTTTTCTTTTATATGGAATACCGTTGTTTAGCTTTATAGAAGGAAATTCCGTGGTTACAATTAAATCTTTTCGTCATTTCTATCAGAAAATTGGGGAATAGGTTCTAATTTTACAGGATTTATTGACTTAAAAATAAATTTCATGTCTGATTGGATAAAAGGAGTAGTGAAGAAAATTTGCAAGAAAGATGGTTTCTTTACTTTTATGCGGGCTCAGTTTACATCCCAAATATCAAGTGCTACTGATTTTCTTGTTACCATAGTATTGGCCAAGCTGTTTGATATATATTATGTATTGGCTACAAGTATGGGATCTGTAGCAGGAGGAATTGTAAATTGTACGATTAATTATTATTGGACATTCAAGAGCAAAGAGTGTAAAAAGA is part of the Parabacteroides sp. AD58 genome and harbors:
- the nagA gene encoding N-acetylglucosamine-6-phosphate deacetylase — translated: MLTQIINGRILTPQGWLEDGSVLISDGKILEVTNSDLAVIGAKVIDAKGMYIVPGFVAMHVHGGGGHDFKDGTEEAFQAAVSAHLKHGATSVIPTLSASSADEIRRAGAVCESMMAQHGAVQGLHLEGPYLNRKMAGALFADSVKDLDKDEYRSILDDVKCIKRWDISPELEGAMDFAQYVKSKGLLLAVTHTEAEYDLIKAAYEAGFTHAAHFYNAMPGFHKRREYKYEGTVESVYLMDNMTVEVIADGMHLPSTILRLVYKLKGVEKTCLVTDAVSYTACPNPQVDPRFVIEDGVCKLADHSSLAGSLATMDDLVRTMVQKADIPLADAIRMASETPARLIGISDKKGSLARGKDADILVLDRKLRVRCVWSMGYEVPGTNTLA
- the nagA gene encoding N-acetylglucosamine-6-phosphate deacetylase, which encodes MLTQIINGKILTPQGWLKDGSVLMQDNKILEVTNCDLAIVGAKLIDAKGMYIVPGGVEIHVHGGGGRDFMEGSEDAFRAAVHAHMVHGTTSIFPTLSSSTIPMIRAAAATTEKLMAEPDSPVLGLHLEGHYFNLKMAGGQMPENIKNPDPEEYIPLLEETHCIKRWDAAPELPGAMQFGKYITSKGVLAAVGHTQAEYEDIRTAYEVGYSHATHFYNAMPGFHKRREYKYEGTVESIYLIDDMTVEVVADGIHVPPTILRLVYKIKGVERTCLITDALACAASDSQVAFDPRVIIEDGVCKLADRSALAGSIATMDRLIRTMVQKADIPLADAVRMASETPARIMGVYDRKGSLQRGKDADIMVLDKDLNVRAVWAMGKLVDGTNKLF